A genome region from Pseudomonadota bacterium includes the following:
- a CDS encoding acyl-CoA dehydrogenase C-terminal domain-containing protein, protein MAEYKAPLRDVRFLLDEVFRAQELWASVPALRATVDPDTAAAILEEAAKITTGVIAPLNRVGDEEGSTWLDGQVSTATGFREAYRTYADGGWNALTGRPEHGGMGMPKLLVSQVEEMLQGACMSFGLAPMLTSGAALLIDAHADDAIKRKYLPNMYAGIWAGTMDMTEPHAGTDLGIIRTKAEPRGDGSYSITGTKIFITWGEHDMAENILHLVLARLPDAPEGTKGISLFLVPKFIVADDGSLAERNTLSCGSLEKKMGIKASPTCVMDYDGAQGWLIGEPHRGLAHMFTMMNYERVAVGVQGVGAGEASYQNAVQYARERLQSRSPRGPQFPNQEADPIIVHPDVRRMLLSMRAYTEGGRAFSSYVALWLDLAKHGADAAQKRKAEDLVALLTPVAKAFLTDKGLETAVMGQQVFGGHGFIRESGQEQLVRDVRITQIYEGTNGVQAMDLMGRKTVANEGRLLKVFEADARAFIEENRGHSVLAEFLEPLAAELQNLNEVTAQLVAQAKEDPAAIGAAANDYTHLFGYVAFAFMWARIAAAALPKVNGSDGFYAGKVAVARFFFRRLLPQTKALTAQLLAGPASLMEPDADLF, encoded by the coding sequence GAGGCGGCCAAGATCACCACGGGGGTCATCGCGCCTTTGAACCGAGTGGGTGACGAGGAGGGGTCGACTTGGCTCGACGGTCAGGTCTCGACCGCGACTGGCTTTCGGGAGGCCTACCGAACCTATGCGGACGGCGGCTGGAACGCGTTGACGGGCAGGCCCGAGCACGGGGGCATGGGGATGCCCAAGCTCTTGGTAAGCCAGGTCGAGGAGATGCTGCAGGGTGCTTGCATGTCGTTCGGGCTGGCCCCGATGCTGACCAGCGGCGCGGCCTTGTTGATAGATGCGCACGCCGACGACGCGATCAAGAGAAAGTACCTGCCCAACATGTACGCGGGTATCTGGGCCGGAACCATGGACATGACCGAGCCTCACGCGGGCACCGACCTCGGCATCATACGCACCAAGGCCGAGCCGCGCGGCGACGGCAGCTACAGCATCACGGGCACCAAGATCTTCATCACGTGGGGCGAGCACGACATGGCCGAGAACATCCTGCACCTGGTGCTGGCCAGACTGCCGGATGCGCCCGAGGGCACGAAGGGTATCAGTCTTTTTCTGGTACCCAAGTTCATCGTCGCCGACGATGGCTCGCTCGCCGAGCGCAACACCCTCTCGTGCGGTTCCCTAGAGAAGAAGATGGGAATCAAAGCCTCCCCCACTTGCGTCATGGACTACGACGGCGCGCAGGGCTGGCTGATCGGCGAGCCACACCGCGGACTTGCCCACATGTTCACCATGATGAACTACGAGCGCGTGGCCGTGGGCGTTCAAGGCGTTGGCGCGGGAGAGGCTTCGTACCAGAACGCGGTGCAGTACGCGCGCGAGCGCTTGCAGAGCCGAAGTCCGCGGGGCCCGCAGTTTCCGAACCAGGAAGCCGACCCGATCATCGTGCATCCAGACGTGCGCCGCATGTTGCTCTCCATGCGTGCGTACACCGAAGGCGGACGCGCGTTTTCGAGCTACGTGGCGCTGTGGCTTGACCTGGCCAAGCACGGCGCTGATGCAGCACAGAAACGCAAAGCCGAAGACCTGGTCGCGCTCTTGACTCCTGTGGCCAAGGCTTTCTTGACCGACAAGGGGCTCGAAACCGCGGTGATGGGCCAGCAGGTGTTCGGCGGTCACGGGTTCATCCGCGAGTCCGGCCAGGAGCAGCTGGTCCGCGATGTCAGGATCACGCAGATCTACGAAGGCACCAACGGCGTTCAGGCGATGGACCTGATGGGTCGCAAGACCGTGGCCAACGAGGGACGACTGCTGAAGGTGTTTGAAGCCGACGCGCGCGCTTTCATCGAGGAGAACCGGGGGCACAGCGTGCTCGCCGAGTTCCTTGAACCGCTCGCCGCCGAACTGCAGAACCTGAACGAGGTCACCGCGCAGCTCGTCGCCCAGGCCAAGGAAGACCCCGCCGCGATCGGCGCTGCCGCCAACGACTACACGCATTTGTTCGGTTACGTAGCGTTCGCGTTCATGTGGGCTCGGATTGCCGCGGCCGCCCTGCCCAAGGTCAATGGGAGCGACGGCTTCTATGCCGGCAAGGTGGCGGTGGCGCGTTTCTTTTTCCGGCGTCTGCTTCCGCAGACCAAGGCGCTGACGGCTCAGCTGCTCGCAGGACCCGCGAGCCTGATGGAGCCGGACGCGGACCTGTTCTAG